Proteins encoded by one window of Panicum virgatum strain AP13 chromosome 7N, P.virgatum_v5, whole genome shotgun sequence:
- the LOC120681005 gene encoding heavy metal-associated isoprenylated plant protein 43-like has protein sequence MSKVTVLKVDTSCGKCKRKVLQAVSGLQGVGKIEVDSEKGTITVTGTVDPVDVIVQARKAGRRASVVTIGPPPKPAEEKKPEQQKTDEKKLSAGAEKKAPEQPATVFVHHVPSWPPCPRYQERVVYEQDPPALLHHVTNRSHLSDHHWFIWNACRNSVRSCIISP, from the exons ATGTCGAAGGTGACGGTGCTCAAGGTGGACACCTCCTGCGGCAAATGCAAGCGCAAGGTCCTGCAGGCCGTCTCCGGCCTCCAAG GTGTTGGCAAGATCGAGGTCGACTCGGAGAAGGGCACGATAACGGTGACCGGCACGGTGGACCCGGTGGACGTGATCGTGCAGGCGAGGAAGGCCGGGAGGCGAGCGTCGGTCGTCACCATCGGCCCGCCGCCCAAGCCGGCCGAGGAGAAGAAGCCCGAGCAGCAGAAGACCGACGAGAAGAAACTGTCGGCGGGCGCGGAGAAGAAGGCGCCCGAGCAGCCGGCCACGGTGTTCGTCCACCACGTCCCCTCGTGGCCTCCGTGCCCCAGGTACCAGGAGAGAGTAGTCTACGAGCAGGACCCCCCCGCCTTGCTCCATCATGTAACTAACCGATCCCATCTATCTGACCACCATTGGTTCATATGGAACGCATGCAGGAACTCTGTAAGATCTTGCATAATTTCACCATAA
- the LOC120681003 gene encoding uncharacterized protein LOC120681003, translated as MGHENPRQRAYLCTPLWLEEGRPAGAPPGGRDPLRAPHLPENRCPAVCEGAAPALADFTAIGFACAVEVLGLLASAARCASSCARFAAAAAAAAHIQDQRSLKVEGRYRPVQMQGDAAQDPRRPNVSKALSQI; from the exons ATGGGCCATGAAAATCCAAGG CAAAGGGCTTACCTGTGCACACCTCTATGGTTGGAAGAAGGGCGACccgcgggagcgccgccagGCGGCCGCGACCCTCTACGAGCTCCGCATCTGCCGGAGAACCGCTGCCCTGCCGTGTGCGAAGGCGCGGCGCCCGCGCTCGCCGACTTCACCGCCATCGGCTTTGCCTGCGCCGTCGAGGTGCTCGGCCTCCTCGCAAGTGCTGCGAGGTGCGCCAGCAGCTGTGCCagattcgccgccgccgccgccgctgccgctcatATCCAAGATCAGCGTTCGCTGAAGGTGGAAGGTAGATACCGGCCAGTCCAGATGCAAGGCGACGCAGCACAAGACCCCCGCCGCCCCAACGTCTCCAAG GCGCTGTCGCAGATCTGA